In the Aulosira sp. FACHB-615 genome, one interval contains:
- the rimM gene encoding ribosome maturation factor RimM (Essential for efficient processing of 16S rRNA), giving the protein MTKKPKNQKTEKKSQLPTPNSPLPNLDDWLAIGKIVAPQGLAGELRVYPETDFPERFEEPGTRWLLRPGQTEPQPIELLDGRYLEGKNLYVISIAGVDNRNQAEELRDCRLFVPASDRPELGEDEYHVVDLIGLEVFLQTSGELLGKVVDVIPAGNDLLEVELLNHEKANKKVLIPFVKEITPVVDIASRRVEILPPPGLLEIN; this is encoded by the coding sequence ATGACCAAAAAACCGAAGAATCAAAAAACTGAAAAAAAATCCCAACTCCCAACTCCCAACTCCCCACTCCCCAATTTAGATGATTGGTTGGCAATTGGGAAAATTGTTGCGCCTCAAGGGTTGGCTGGGGAATTACGAGTTTATCCAGAAACGGATTTTCCTGAACGCTTTGAAGAACCGGGAACACGTTGGTTATTGCGTCCTGGCCAAACAGAACCGCAACCAATAGAATTATTGGATGGGCGTTATTTGGAAGGAAAAAACTTGTATGTGATTAGCATAGCTGGTGTAGACAATCGTAACCAAGCTGAGGAATTGCGTGATTGTCGGTTATTTGTGCCGGCAAGCGATCGCCCCGAATTAGGCGAAGATGAATATCATGTTGTGGATTTAATTGGTTTGGAAGTTTTCTTACAAACATCCGGTGAATTGTTGGGGAAAGTGGTAGATGTCATCCCTGCTGGTAATGATTTACTGGAAGTGGAATTACTCAATCATGAAAAAGCCAACAAAAAAGTTTTAATTCCCTTTGTCAAAGAAATCACACCAGTGGTAGATATAGCATCTCGGCGCGTGGAAATTTTACCACCACCGGGTTTACTGGAAATCAATTAA
- a CDS encoding serine/threonine-protein kinase: MELDVRNKGTIPVIHHPYFSVQGYRVIRELGRNHADKRITYLATDCKSQQPVVIKEFNLAHETTDWSGSKAYEREIAILQKLQHPRIPRYINSFATSKNFYLILEYKNAVPLGAKYNFSPTEVKQIAISLLEILVYLQQQIDPIIHRDIKPENVLVDEQLNAYLVDFGLARQQNAKIAFTTLSAGTPGFLPPEEQFGYALTTASDLYSVGATLICLLTNTQTVNIGYGGLQFPKLANYLHPSFRSWLWTMVQPNWKNRYSNAATALAALKSIPVTGKASVIEILLAAIKLKKRTAMLALAGLGMLAVGLTTLVFSQPGGATQQLEESQSLIDFQ, translated from the coding sequence ATGGAGCTTGATGTGCGTAATAAAGGGACAATTCCCGTAATTCACCATCCCTATTTTTCTGTGCAAGGCTATCGAGTGATTCGAGAATTGGGACGTAATCACGCAGATAAACGTATTACTTATCTTGCAACTGACTGTAAATCTCAACAACCAGTAGTCATCAAAGAGTTCAATCTTGCCCATGAAACTACTGATTGGTCAGGTTCAAAAGCTTACGAACGTGAAATTGCTATCCTGCAAAAACTCCAGCATCCCCGTATTCCCCGCTACATAAATTCTTTTGCAACCTCAAAGAATTTTTATCTAATTCTAGAGTATAAAAATGCTGTACCTTTGGGGGCAAAATATAACTTTTCTCCGACGGAAGTTAAGCAGATAGCCATCTCACTTTTAGAAATTTTGGTTTATTTGCAACAACAAATTGACCCAATTATTCATCGGGATATTAAACCAGAAAATGTTTTAGTTGACGAACAACTCAATGCTTATTTAGTTGATTTTGGTTTGGCTCGCCAACAAAATGCCAAAATCGCTTTCACTACCTTATCTGCTGGTACTCCTGGTTTTCTTCCCCCAGAAGAACAGTTTGGTTATGCTTTGACAACAGCTTCAGATTTATATAGTGTTGGCGCAACATTGATTTGCTTACTCACCAATACCCAAACAGTGAATATTGGTTATGGTGGTTTACAATTTCCCAAATTAGCAAATTATCTCCATCCTAGTTTTCGGTCTTGGTTATGGACGATGGTACAACCTAACTGGAAAAACCGTTATTCAAATGCAGCAACAGCTTTAGCTGCACTCAAATCAATTCCTGTTACGGGTAAGGCTTCTGTCATTGAAATTTTACTGGCTGCAATCAAGTTGAAAAAACGTACAGCGATGTTAGCCTTAGCTGGGTTGGGAATGTTAGCAGTCGGACTAACAACGTTAGTTTTTTCGCAACCAGGCGGCGCAACCCAGCAGTTAGAAGAAAGCCAATCTTTAATTGATTTCCAGTAA
- a CDS encoding alpha/beta fold hydrolase, with amino-acid sequence MTLTTQQLPSVDLEKFIWTWQGHKIQYTVMGTGKPLVLAHGFGASIGHWRKNIPVLAEAGYRVYAVDLLGFGGSDKPPLNYCVEIWVELLKDFWTAHIQEPAVFIGNSIGALISLIVLTEHPEISAAGVLINSAGGLSHRPHELNPPLRIVMATFNRVVRSPLTGKFVFNRIRQKSQIRRTLYQVYRNRAAVTDELVDLLYTPSCDPGAQQVFASILTAPPGPSPEELLPKVERPLLVIWGADDPWTPITGAKIYEEARENGKDIKIVPIPNAGHCPHDEVPDIVNTQMINWLTQV; translated from the coding sequence ATGACCTTAACCACCCAGCAACTACCATCAGTCGATTTAGAAAAATTTATTTGGACTTGGCAGGGGCATAAAATTCAATATACCGTCATGGGTACGGGTAAGCCTTTGGTTTTAGCGCATGGTTTTGGGGCTTCTATTGGACATTGGCGGAAAAATATCCCGGTGTTAGCCGAGGCTGGTTATCGGGTATATGCTGTAGATTTGTTGGGTTTTGGCGGTTCTGATAAACCACCATTAAATTACTGTGTAGAAATCTGGGTAGAATTACTCAAAGATTTTTGGACGGCGCATATTCAAGAACCTGCGGTATTTATTGGTAACTCCATTGGCGCACTGATCAGCTTGATAGTATTAACAGAACATCCTGAAATTAGTGCGGCTGGGGTGTTAATTAACTCAGCAGGTGGTTTAAGTCATCGTCCCCACGAATTGAACCCACCACTACGTATTGTGATGGCGACTTTTAATCGTGTGGTGCGATCGCCTTTAACTGGTAAATTTGTCTTTAATCGCATCCGCCAAAAATCTCAAATTCGCCGCACTTTATATCAAGTTTACCGCAACCGGGCTGCTGTTACTGATGAATTAGTTGATTTACTTTATACACCTTCTTGCGACCCAGGAGCGCAACAAGTATTTGCTTCCATCCTGACAGCGCCGCCAGGCCCTAGCCCAGAGGAACTTTTACCCAAAGTCGAACGTCCTTTGTTAGTGATTTGGGGCGCTGATGACCCTTGGACACCCATTACAGGGGCGAAGATTTACGAAGAGGCGCGTGAGAATGGCAAAGATATCAAAATTGTTCCCATTCCTAACGCCGGTCATTGTCCCCACGATGAAGTTCCAGATATTGTCAACACCCAAATGATCAATTGGTTAACACAAGTGTGA
- a CDS encoding type II toxin-antitoxin system HicB family antitoxin: MIYHYSMVIQWSQEDQLFLVHLPEFPWQQFHTHGRTYEEAAKNGQEVIEAFVEMLMEDNIPLPEPRMLPTKPLQVA, translated from the coding sequence ATGATCTATCACTACAGCATGGTGATTCAATGGTCACAAGAGGATCAACTTTTCTTGGTTCACTTGCCTGAGTTTCCCTGGCAACAATTTCATACTCATGGTAGGACTTACGAGGAAGCTGCCAAAAATGGTCAGGAAGTAATTGAAGCTTTTGTAGAAATGCTGATGGAAGATAATATCCCACTGCCAGAACCCCGAATGCTGCCTACAAAACCGTTGCAAGTAGCTTAA
- a CDS encoding Uma2 family endonuclease, with the protein MTISSNQLKTEIFYPDSDGKPMAESDPARDYLIYAVEALDIYFQARSDIYVSGNLYIYYKQGIPSAVIAPDVFVVFGVEKKKRSSYKVWQEGGKAPNFVLEITSASTQENDEEDKPQKYAFLGVQEYFQYDPTGDYLKPQLKGSRLVQGKYQSLTPNFLPDGVLSIHSEVLGLDLRLINGELRFFDPQTGQKLLSHKETEQARQQAEQARYDAIPKLLDLGLNVEQIASALNLPIDEVTRLMS; encoded by the coding sequence ATGACCATTTCTAGTAACCAACTCAAAACCGAAATATTCTATCCCGATTCCGACGGCAAACCAATGGCGGAAAGCGACCCAGCACGCGATTATTTAATTTATGCAGTAGAAGCGTTAGATATTTATTTCCAAGCACGTAGTGATATTTATGTGTCAGGAAATCTGTATATATACTATAAGCAAGGTATTCCGAGTGCTGTAATTGCGCCCGATGTGTTTGTTGTCTTTGGGGTGGAAAAGAAAAAACGCTCTAGTTACAAAGTCTGGCAAGAAGGTGGTAAAGCGCCTAACTTTGTTTTAGAAATTACCTCTGCAAGTACCCAAGAAAATGATGAGGAAGATAAACCCCAAAAATATGCTTTCTTAGGTGTACAGGAGTACTTTCAGTATGATCCCACCGGTGATTATCTCAAGCCACAACTGAAGGGTTCTCGGTTGGTACAAGGCAAATATCAATCTCTGACACCTAACTTTTTACCAGACGGCGTGCTGTCAATTCACAGTGAAGTTTTGGGTTTAGACTTGAGACTAATTAATGGTGAATTACGCTTTTTTGATCCCCAAACAGGGCAGAAACTTTTGAGTCATAAAGAAACAGAACAAGCGCGTCAACAAGCTGAACAAGCACGGTATGACGCAATACCAAAATTATTAGATTTGGGGTTAAATGTAGAACAGATAGCCAGTGCGTTGAATTTACCGATAGATGAAGTGACTCGTTTGATGTCATAA
- a CDS encoding S-layer homology domain-containing protein: MKHKKNRSFAHLSQVIVAATSVAMFSPIFSASATPRFSTTIAQTPVNSTTQQLLADELGSKESDLPESVKDAVLEDISSRTGSQASTLRVIKAQQQTWSNGCLGLKAEDNCSQAVVPGWHVVVANAKQVWVYRTDESGSVAKLDEESTQSLTTLIERRETSTRQISRTRIQRNVIAQRNTQVSAASTAVKAKKTGFNLAILQPSGEFSEIIARVSLKSKRHNNFLKERFLGDYKYKLKHRAKFVKGIKAGDRIVVRLYDTQNRFIGYSEFECLSAFSTVNLILAANPSEYQVVRTVYGVDADEDGTIDSDSTTYDYFTQVSDQRVTFLSSSQTVKVNQFEAENVSSVAANSIYPTSLSSGKFALIRQTISTFSYSLAEALKAEPGRLVELNEVSDDDSSTYDIGQMMMSYREIGVAQGIQFKFSDVSSNYWASDFIAELAALQVIQGFPDGTFRPDEQVTRAQFAAMISQAFQKANIRETVSIRDVSANYWAYTAIRKAYSTGFLEISGNKFNPTQALSRLEVLLSLARGLNYTFSGSTESILAAYSDAATIRSDVRNAIAALTERGIVINYPNVQTLNADKVATRAEVAALIYKALVSTGEAVEINSQYAVEQTQQQAELEESNTTATRKRRRHCNQGIGNGSEGCDPGNSHPHGGSNDEGGRTPGRR; this comes from the coding sequence ATGAAACACAAAAAAAATCGTTCTTTTGCTCATTTGAGCCAAGTTATCGTTGCTGCTACTTCAGTGGCAATGTTTTCGCCCATCTTTTCAGCTTCTGCAACTCCTCGGTTCTCTACCACCATCGCGCAAACACCTGTTAACTCTACAACGCAACAACTGTTAGCAGATGAGTTAGGTAGTAAAGAGTCAGATTTACCAGAATCCGTCAAAGATGCTGTTTTAGAAGATATTTCCAGTCGCACAGGTTCACAAGCTTCAACTTTACGTGTAATTAAAGCCCAACAGCAAACTTGGTCTAATGGCTGTTTGGGTTTAAAAGCCGAAGATAACTGTTCTCAAGCAGTAGTCCCTGGTTGGCATGTAGTAGTTGCCAACGCCAAGCAAGTTTGGGTATATCGTACTGATGAGTCGGGAAGTGTTGCCAAACTTGATGAAGAGTCTACCCAGAGTTTGACAACTTTAATTGAGCGTCGAGAAACTAGCACTCGTCAAATTAGTCGTACTAGGATTCAACGAAATGTCATAGCTCAACGCAATACCCAAGTGAGTGCGGCGAGTACAGCAGTTAAAGCCAAAAAGACGGGTTTTAATTTGGCTATTTTGCAACCATCTGGGGAATTTTCGGAAATCATTGCCCGTGTTTCCTTGAAATCTAAACGCCACAACAATTTCTTAAAAGAAAGATTTCTCGGTGACTACAAATATAAACTCAAGCACAGAGCAAAATTTGTTAAAGGTATTAAAGCAGGCGATCGCATAGTTGTTCGATTATACGATACTCAAAACCGCTTTATTGGCTACAGCGAATTTGAATGTTTATCAGCATTCAGCACTGTGAACTTAATTTTGGCGGCTAATCCCAGCGAATATCAAGTTGTTCGCACTGTCTACGGAGTTGATGCCGATGAAGACGGCACAATTGATTCTGATAGCACCACTTACGACTACTTTACCCAAGTTAGCGACCAACGTGTAACTTTTCTCAGCAGTTCCCAAACTGTGAAAGTCAACCAGTTTGAAGCAGAAAATGTCTCCTCAGTTGCAGCAAATAGCATTTATCCGACATCCTTGAGTAGTGGTAAATTTGCCTTAATACGCCAAACAATCAGCACTTTCAGTTACAGCTTGGCAGAAGCTTTAAAAGCTGAACCCGGCCGTTTAGTAGAACTTAACGAAGTTAGTGATGATGATAGTTCTACTTATGACATCGGTCAAATGATGATGAGTTACCGGGAAATTGGTGTAGCTCAAGGTATCCAGTTTAAGTTTAGCGATGTTTCGAGTAACTATTGGGCTAGTGATTTTATTGCCGAGTTAGCAGCTTTGCAAGTTATTCAAGGTTTTCCTGATGGAACTTTCCGCCCCGATGAACAGGTAACTCGCGCCCAATTTGCCGCGATGATTAGCCAAGCCTTTCAAAAAGCTAACATTCGTGAGACTGTGAGCATTAGAGATGTATCGGCCAATTATTGGGCTTACACTGCTATCCGTAAGGCTTATTCTACAGGCTTTCTCGAAATTTCGGGGAATAAATTTAACCCTACACAAGCCTTATCTCGTTTGGAAGTACTGCTATCGTTAGCTAGAGGCTTAAACTACACCTTTAGTGGTTCCACAGAATCAATTTTGGCGGCTTACTCCGACGCTGCAACTATTCGCAGTGATGTGCGAAATGCGATCGCTGCTCTCACAGAACGCGGTATTGTTATTAATTATCCCAATGTTCAAACTTTGAATGCTGACAAGGTAGCCACAAGAGCCGAAGTTGCAGCCTTGATATATAAAGCGTTAGTCAGCACTGGTGAAGCTGTCGAGATTAACTCTCAGTACGCTGTAGAACAAACACAGCAGCAAGCCGAACTGGAAGAAAGTAATACAACCGCAACCAGAAAACGCCGCCGTCATTGTAACCAAGGAATTGGTAACGGTTCTGAAGGCTGCGATCCTGGTAACTCTCATCCCCACGGTGGTAGCAACGACGAAGGTGGGAGAACTCCTGGTAGAAGATAA
- a CDS encoding mechanosensitive ion channel family protein: MTQWILPAALILFSLLIGIVCEKFLFHKFKKIIIQKHIPGSRIIFHALHRVTFIWFLLAGFSSALVAASPNLSPELKIVCQKIITIIFLCSLTLVLARLTAGFVNSWTRKAEGVSASLISNLAKTAVFILGILIILQTLGVAVTPLVTTLGIGGIAVGLALQDTLANLFSGFYLIISKQVRTGDYVKLDAGHEGYVTDITWRNTTIRELSNNVVIVPNSKLASAIFTNYHLPAKEITLTMNVGVSYDSDLEQVEQVTVEVAKDVMREIAPELIANEPYIRFHTFNDFSIDFTLYMRVSEYFDQRMGKHLFVKKLHKRYQELGISIPFPIREIYVQNNN, translated from the coding sequence ATGACCCAGTGGATTTTACCGGCCGCCCTAATTTTATTTAGCTTGTTAATTGGTATAGTTTGCGAGAAATTCTTATTTCATAAGTTCAAAAAAATCATTATCCAAAAACATATTCCTGGCAGTCGGATAATTTTTCATGCTTTACATCGGGTCACTTTTATTTGGTTTCTATTAGCTGGTTTTTCATCAGCCTTAGTCGCTGCTTCTCCCAACCTCAGCCCAGAATTAAAAATTGTCTGCCAAAAAATCATCACAATTATTTTTCTTTGTTCCCTTACTTTAGTTTTAGCAAGGCTGACTGCTGGTTTTGTCAATTCCTGGACACGGAAAGCAGAAGGAGTTTCAGCCTCACTAATTTCTAATTTGGCGAAAACGGCAGTTTTTATCTTAGGGATATTAATTATCTTACAAACATTGGGAGTAGCAGTTACACCGCTAGTCACGACTTTAGGAATTGGTGGTATAGCAGTTGGTTTGGCACTGCAAGATACTTTAGCAAATTTATTTTCTGGTTTTTACTTAATTATTTCTAAACAGGTAAGAACTGGTGATTATGTCAAACTTGATGCTGGACATGAAGGTTACGTTACAGATATTACTTGGCGCAATACTACAATTAGAGAGCTTTCCAATAATGTGGTGATTGTCCCTAACTCAAAATTAGCCTCAGCAATTTTCACCAATTACCATCTTCCCGCCAAGGAAATTACTTTAACAATGAATGTGGGAGTTAGTTATGACAGCGATTTAGAACAAGTGGAACAAGTGACTGTCGAAGTCGCTAAAGATGTCATGCGAGAAATTGCCCCAGAATTAATTGCCAATGAACCTTATATTAGATTTCATACATTCAACGATTTTAGTATCGATTTTACTTTGTATATGCGAGTCAGTGAATACTTTGATCAGCGCATGGGTAAACATTTGTTTGTCAAGAAATTACACAAACGTTATCAAGAATTAGGGATTTCAATTCCATTTCCCATTAGAGAGATTTATGTTCAGAATAATAATTGA
- a CDS encoding histone deacetylase, with translation MDLPIIYHSDYVAPLPEGHRFPMAKFRKLYELLLNDGVAQIEQFHTPQRPSPALIELVHTPSYVQAYCDGTLDYKAQRRIGLPWSPALVNRTCVAVGGTILTAQMALSQGLACNTAGGTHHAFPNYGSGFCIFNDLAIASRVLQKLGLVQKILIVDLDVHQGDGTAFIFEDDASVFTFSMHCEINFPGTKQKSDLDVPLPIGLEDDAYLQTLAEYLPDLLSEIRPDLVFYDAGVDTHIGDRLGKLALTDTGLFRREMQVLHTCVSAGYPVACVIGGGYADDMQSLVWRHSLIHRAASEVYRQYGL, from the coding sequence ATGGACTTGCCAATAATTTATCATTCAGACTATGTTGCACCTTTACCAGAAGGACATCGTTTCCCGATGGCTAAGTTTAGGAAATTGTATGAATTACTACTAAATGATGGTGTGGCGCAAATAGAACAGTTTCACACTCCGCAGCGTCCATCGCCAGCGTTGATTGAGTTGGTGCATACACCAAGTTATGTGCAAGCATATTGTGATGGAACCCTAGATTATAAAGCCCAACGCCGCATCGGGTTGCCTTGGAGTCCAGCTTTAGTCAATCGTACCTGTGTGGCGGTTGGTGGTACGATACTCACGGCTCAGATGGCGTTAAGTCAGGGTTTAGCTTGCAATACGGCTGGGGGAACTCATCACGCCTTCCCCAATTATGGATCTGGTTTTTGTATTTTCAACGATTTAGCGATCGCATCTCGCGTTTTACAAAAACTCGGACTGGTGCAGAAAATTCTGATAGTCGATTTGGATGTACATCAAGGCGACGGTACGGCTTTTATATTTGAGGATGATGCCAGTGTATTTACTTTTTCAATGCACTGTGAAATTAATTTTCCCGGTACAAAACAAAAAAGTGATTTAGATGTGCCTCTTCCTATAGGACTGGAAGATGACGCTTATTTGCAAACCTTGGCTGAATATTTGCCAGATTTGTTATCAGAGATTCGTCCTGATTTAGTATTTTACGATGCGGGGGTGGATACTCATATAGGCGATCGCTTGGGCAAATTAGCTTTAACTGACACAGGACTATTTCGCCGAGAAATGCAAGTTTTACATACCTGTGTCAGCGCAGGTTATCCCGTCGCCTGTGTAATTGGGGGTGGATACGCCGATGATATGCAATCTCTAGTGTGGCGACATTCTCTCATCCATCGCGCGGCGAGTGAGGTTTATCGTCAGTATGGGCTTTAG
- the coaD gene encoding pantetheine-phosphate adenylyltransferase, with protein MIAIYPGSFDPITLGHLDIIQRGSRLFDKVIVAVLRNPHKVPLFTVQQRLEQIRIATQHLPNVEADSFDGLTVNYAQQRQAQVLLRGLRAISDFEVELQMAHTNKTLSTQIETVFLATSNEYSFLSSSVIKEIARFGGSVDHLVPPHIALDIHKCYNHNYPIANPTTTAVIPPLQSIPMESATGTTPEQE; from the coding sequence GTGATTGCTATCTATCCCGGCAGTTTTGATCCCATTACTTTAGGACACCTTGATATTATTCAACGTGGTAGTCGGCTGTTTGACAAGGTAATTGTCGCTGTATTGCGGAATCCTCATAAAGTACCGTTGTTTACTGTGCAGCAACGATTAGAACAAATTCGGATAGCTACACAACACTTACCAAATGTTGAAGCAGATAGTTTTGATGGGTTGACTGTAAATTATGCCCAACAGCGCCAAGCACAAGTGTTGTTACGCGGTTTACGAGCAATTTCTGACTTTGAAGTAGAATTACAGATGGCGCACACGAATAAAACTCTCTCTACTCAAATTGAAACAGTTTTTCTCGCAACATCAAATGAGTATAGTTTTTTAAGTAGTAGTGTGATAAAAGAGATCGCAAGATTTGGTGGTTCTGTCGATCATCTTGTTCCCCCGCACATTGCTTTAGATATACACAAATGTTACAACCACAACTATCCAATAGCGAACCCAACCACAACGGCAGTTATCCCGCCCCTCCAGAGTATCCCAATGGAGTCGGCAACGGGGACAACTCCCGAACAGGAGTAG
- a CDS encoding DivIVA domain-containing protein, with protein MLQPQLSNSEPNHNGSYPAPPEYPNGVGNGDNSRTGVDIQQELNRLEDLILSSWRVPLTGRTLIDEDKLFEQLDFIRVSLPSVFQEATEILQHKQDVMLEAEEYGQQIVEAAQAKRAQILAESDILRQAEHEAEQLRRKTQQECEAMMQETLAEIERRRQVCMEELEQMRQTAIAQAQEIEDGADQYADTVLENIEQDLKDMLRIITNGRQQLRQENQSQNYSSKKK; from the coding sequence ATGTTACAACCACAACTATCCAATAGCGAACCCAACCACAACGGCAGTTATCCCGCCCCTCCAGAGTATCCCAATGGAGTCGGCAACGGGGACAACTCCCGAACAGGAGTAGATATTCAGCAAGAACTCAACCGTTTAGAAGATTTGATTTTGTCGAGTTGGCGAGTTCCCCTAACGGGGCGCACATTAATAGACGAAGACAAACTTTTTGAACAGCTTGATTTTATTCGCGTTTCTTTACCTTCGGTGTTCCAAGAAGCAACGGAAATTTTGCAACACAAGCAAGATGTCATGTTAGAAGCCGAAGAATATGGACAGCAAATTGTCGAAGCTGCCCAAGCCAAAAGAGCGCAAATTTTGGCAGAAAGTGATATTCTCAGGCAGGCGGAACACGAAGCAGAACAGCTACGGCGCAAAACCCAGCAAGAATGCGAGGCGATGATGCAAGAAACCCTTGCGGAAATTGAACGCAGGCGGCAAGTTTGTATGGAAGAATTAGAACAAATGCGTCAAACTGCGATCGCACAAGCCCAAGAAATTGAAGATGGTGCTGATCAATATGCCGATACTGTCCTCGAAAATATCGAGCAAGACCTCAAAGATATGTTAAGAATTATCACCAATGGCAGACAACAATTACGCCAAGAAAATCAATCTCAGAATTATTCTTCAAAAAAGAAATGA